Below is a genomic region from Thermochromatium tepidum ATCC 43061.
GAACGGACGTCCCGAGCGCACGATCAGCGGGGCCAGGGGCTCCAGGCTGACCACTGGACTCGGGGGCACCGATTGGACAGGCTGACGTTGCACGGGCGTGGCAGATTTACTGGTCTCATGCTACCCCGCCTTTGCCTGATGCTTATCCCGTTTCTGCTGCTTATCGTAACGAATCGGGCCTTTGTGCTTGGATTTGGCCATCGTTGCGAACCTGTGCGTTTTCGGGCAGCCAATCGGAGTCCAGCATGGTCTCCAGCGGCCAGGGGCAATCGAGCGGCAGATCGGATAGTCCCGTCTCGCGCACGGCCAGATCGCGCCCGTCGCTCCAGGCATCCGCAAACCAATCGGGATCGGAGAGGGTGCGTTTCAGACTGGGCGTGCGCTTCAAGCGGCGCGCGATGGCGGCGCGCTGGGTGCGGATCGTGGATTCCCAACTAGCACCGCGCCGCTCGGGCTGGTAGCACCATTTCAGCAAGTGCCCGATCAGGATCGCCATGCGGCTGATCAGCTCGCGTTGCTCGCTCTTGCCCACATCCTCGATCTCCTCGGCCAGGTGCTCTAGGTCGAGCCGGTCGAAACGGCCGGCGCGCAGTGCTTGTGCCTGCTCGTTGGCCCAGGCGACGATGTCAAGGTCATACAAGCTGGATGATGATTTCATTGATTACGGACTCCCAGATCAGCAATGGTGTGGGCGGAGAGCCAGCGCGCCAGAATCAAGGTATCGGCCAGGGTGGCCAGCGATTGGCGACGAGAGGCCATGAGGATCGCGGTGCGTTGCTCCGTCGTCAGGGCTTCAGACCCGCCCCGGTCCTGGGCGCGGTCGAGCATCTGTGCGACCTCGGCCGCATGCATGCCGTGCGTCGTCGGACTGTTATCCTCACGCATCCAGGCCAGACGCCGGTCGATCCGGCGACGATCCGCCACCAGAAGCGCAGTTGGCCGCGAATGCCCGCCGCCCGGATCGGCATCGCGGTATCGACTTCCGCCGCCCGGACCCCGCCGCCATACAGCGGCGTGACCAGCTTGCAGGTGTAATGGGTCCAGGGATCGGCTTCAGCCGCCTTGGTTTCAGACCACGCACTCAATGCAACGCTGGGATCAAGCTCCAGGGTAGATCGACGCATCTCAAAGGCTCCGTGTGGGTGTCTCGGCGACGGCTTCAGTCTTCGTACAGTTCCATACGAACAAAGGGGGCGTAGTGGGCGCGACGCTCGGCCACCACGCGCGCCCCGGCATCGGTCTTGTGGTTCAGGGTCAGCAGGGCATCGTATTCGACATGATCGACGATGCGCCATACCAGCAGTCGCCAGCCCTCGACCGAGACCAGATAGCGGTCACGGGTATGATCGCCGCGCTTGAGCCAGAACAAACCGTTGCTCCATGACTCGTGTTTGCCGACCGCCAGTTGCTCGGGCGAGCGAGCCACGCGCGCGATGTAGTCATCAGGGTTGCAACCTTCAGTGCCACGAACCTTGAGTAAATCATCGAGCGCCCGCCGCGACAGATAGGGCACCAGCGCCGTGGGCCGCTCCAACTCCTCCCAGATCAGGAAGCCGACCGGCGACAGACTGACCTGCCCCTGACCGACATCCTCGAACAGCGACTCCAGAATCTCGCGCTCCGCGAACGACGGCAGCGCCTTGTCGAGTTCCGCACGCGGGATGGCCGTCTCGTTCTGGATGCGCTCCAGCAGCGGGCGCAGTGGTTCGAGCCGCGAGCGGGCAAACTCCACTGGCATCATCGGTAGCGGAATCAGGGCGCTGGATTGCTCGAAGATGTATTTCGCCTGCACACCCCGGAGCATCCCGATCAGCACCGTGTAGGGCACCAGACTCTTGAAGCCACCGGTGGGGTTGAGCACGCACTGTCCGGCGCCATTGGCGTCGATCTCGCGCAGCACGGCCTTGGTGAAATTGAGCACTCCAGCACTCCGGAAGGTCTGAGCATCCGTCACCTGCAAGCCTGAAATGACCTCGACCCGGCAGAGGATCCCCGGACGGGCCTGCTCCAGATAGCGCTTGACGGCCCAGGCACAGGCCTGTCCGTCGACCGTTTCGGAACTGAACAGCACCACTGTGTCCTTGTCGTTCACACCCATGCGGGCCAGCGAGTGGATCTCGGCGGATAAGTCTCGCGTGAGGGCGGTTTCATCCTCCATGCTGGCGGTGCGGAAGGTGTTGTAGATGACCTTGGACGCGGCCTCGACCCCGCCGTGTTCAGTCACCCAGGCGGCATCGAAACGGGGCGTTTGTCCAAAGAATTTCTTGGCGGCACTGGTGCCGCAGGTGCACAGATAGACGGGCATGATGCAACTGACTCCTGGAGACGATGAGCACTATCCGGCGACGAGCATGCTAAAACAAGACAATGTCCTCCGCACGGCGCTGACAGGCGGCGATCTCCTCGGCATTCATCCAGCCCCGAGCGAGGTTGACAGCCAGAAACGATCCGCCGCCGGTGCACGCCGGACAATGCAGATAAAACCGTGCTGCAACGAAGGGTGCGCATCGCCCAACGATTGCCGACCACGCCAGCCTCTCAACCGCTGGCAGCACGACGATGCCCAGAAGTTAATCGTGAAACAGCCAGTAAACCACACCGCCCACCACTGCCGCCCGCGACCACCGGCGCGGCAATCAGTACGCCCACGCCGGCTGCCATGCCCCCACCGACCACGCTGCCGATCGTCGCCAACCCAGCCGGTCCGGCTCCGGTCAGAAAGACGGTGGCGGCGGAAGCGCCGGTCCCCAGGGCGGCACCGACGTAAGTGCCATAGTGCGCGGCATCACAGGCCACCGGATCTTGGCAATCGGCGTACAGGGTCTGGTTCATGATCTTGGCGGCGCTCAGCCCCGTCGCACCGCCGATCGTCACTGGCCCGCCCGCAGCGGCCAGGGTTTTCATGATCGTCGCGCCCGATCCGCTGGCGATGACAGTCACAACCGTCGTGGTTTCAACCACGGACGCACCCGTAGCGACTGCATCGGCCGTCTTTGCAACCTGCTGCGCCTGCGGATTCTCCATCACACACGCGACGGTATCGGCCAACAGCTCGACACTATCAGCCGCCAAACCGAGCTTGTTCGCCCCATCCAGCACATTCACGCCAAACGCGGGCGCGCTGGCGGTGGTCAGCAAACCCAGGGCCAGCACCGTGCCGACTGCCGTTTGCCGTGCATGAAGATCGCACATCGTTCAAACCTCGCGGTGTGGTGAAGATGGGGCTCATTGTAGAGACCGCGCCGCACACTGCCGACGTCACAAGCTTGCAAAGACTCACAAGCCATCCCGCACCGGAATGAAGACGCCATCGGTCGTGGTCTGGATGTCTGCGAACCCCGCAGCGATCAAGGCGCTGTAACGCGCGATGAGCTCGGCCTTCAGGGCCGCCTTCTCCTCGGCCAGGACGGAAAGGATGTCGGCGCGCATCGCGTCGCGCGAGACCGCCTCGTCGATCTCGATGGCGGCCTTGTCGACGGCCAGCCAGGTGCCGACGCCGGCGGCGATACCGCCGACGAGCCCGCACGCCGGTGCCGCTGGTCCAAAGGGGGCGCAGAGGGCGGTGCCAGTCACGGCTCCGGCCCCGCCGGCGGCCAGTACGCTCACGCCTTTCTTGGCGGCGAACTTGGCCAGCATGGCCGCGGCGGCCTGCACGCTTTTCTTGGCTGCGACCTTGGCCACGATCGTCGCCACCAACTTTTTCGAGATCAGCGCGGCGGTGACCGCGCCAACCGTCGTGCCTGTGATTCCGGCCGCGCTCGCGCGCCAGACATCGCGTTCGAGGCGCCCCAGGTACTCGATATGCAAAGTCGCCTGTGCACAGGGGTTGTCACGGATCCGGGCCTCCAGGTCGTCAT
It encodes:
- a CDS encoding type III-B CRISPR module-associated Cmr3 family protein; the protein is MQRQPVQSVPPSPVVSLEPLAPLIVRSGRPFDDQAGADAPRFPPP
- a CDS encoding DUF29 domain-containing protein, which gives rise to MKSSSSLYDLDIVAWANEQAQALRAGRFDRLDLEHLAEEIEDVGKSEQRELISRMAILIGHLLKWCYQPERRGASWESTIRTQRAAIARRLKRTPSLKRTLSDPDWFADAWSDGRDLAVRETGLSDLPLDCPWPLETMLDSDWLPENAQVRNDGQIQAQRPDSLR
- a CDS encoding putative CRISPR-associated protein, translating into MPVYLCTCGTSAAKKFFGQTPRFDAAWVTEHGGVEAASKVIYNTFRTASMEDETALTRDLSAEIHSLARMGVNDKDTVVLFSSETVDGQACAWAVKRYLEQARPGILCRVEVISGLQVTDAQTFRSAGVLNFTKAVLREIDANGAGQCVLNPTGGFKSLVPYTVLIGMLRGVQAKYIFEQSSALIPLPMMPVEFARSRLEPLRPLLERIQNETAIPRAELDKALPSFAEREILESLFEDVGQGQVSLSPVGFLIWEELERPTALVPYLSRRALDDLLKVRGTEGCNPDDYIARVARSPEQLAVGKHESWSNGLFWLKRGDHTRDRYLVSVEGWRLLVWRIVDHVEYDALLTLNHKTDAGARVVAERRAHYAPFVRMELYED